The Crocosphaera subtropica ATCC 51142 genome includes a window with the following:
- a CDS encoding lipid-A-disaccharide synthase-related protein, translated as MEILVISNGHGEDVIALSIIDALKKFPNVSKIVALPLVGTGYAYEKANIPIIGTVKTMPSGGFNQDINQLWRDLNGGLLSLTYHQYQTIRKWGKKGGKLLAVGDILPLLFAWLSGGEFAFVGTAKSEYYLRDEKGWLTSTSLVERWLGSMYFPWERWLMRRLACRGIFVRDNLTAQILQKWSLPVYDLGNPMMDQFSVNPSVTFPCESEPLIILLLPGSRMPEAQHNWQLILEGVHSVIEAFKERSLLFLAAITPSFNTVPFQEDLIDKGWQKELDRTYPLSIQDPQSILFTHRNATLMISQQAYHDCLQVAHVGIAMAGTATEQFVGLGKPVITFPGEGPQFTQKFAQNQTRLLGCSVTLVNTPQQVGTTLKQLMNDPKQLQNIAKNGQQRLGQPGAAQRIAHCLINECFTN; from the coding sequence ATGGAAATTTTAGTGATTAGTAATGGTCATGGAGAAGATGTCATTGCCCTGTCGATTATTGACGCATTGAAGAAGTTTCCTAACGTTTCTAAAATTGTCGCCTTACCTTTAGTTGGGACAGGTTACGCCTACGAAAAAGCAAATATTCCTATCATCGGAACAGTAAAAACCATGCCATCAGGAGGGTTCAACCAAGATATTAACCAATTATGGCGTGATCTTAATGGGGGGTTATTAAGCCTTACTTATCATCAATATCAAACCATTAGAAAATGGGGAAAAAAGGGGGGCAAACTCTTAGCCGTAGGGGATATTCTTCCTCTCTTGTTTGCTTGGTTAAGTGGGGGAGAATTTGCCTTTGTGGGAACCGCTAAATCAGAATATTATCTACGAGATGAAAAAGGGTGGCTAACATCTACATCCTTGGTTGAACGTTGGCTAGGATCGATGTATTTTCCCTGGGAACGCTGGTTAATGCGTCGTTTGGCTTGTCGAGGTATTTTTGTGAGAGATAACCTTACTGCTCAAATTTTGCAAAAATGGTCACTTCCTGTTTATGATTTAGGCAACCCCATGATGGATCAGTTTTCGGTTAACCCCTCTGTTACCTTTCCCTGTGAAAGTGAACCCTTAATTATCCTCTTATTACCTGGGTCAAGAATGCCTGAAGCCCAACATAACTGGCAATTAATCCTAGAAGGGGTTCACAGTGTTATAGAAGCTTTTAAGGAGCGATCGCTGTTATTTTTAGCAGCCATTACCCCTAGTTTCAATACTGTCCCGTTTCAAGAAGATTTAATCGACAAAGGTTGGCAAAAAGAACTTGATCGCACCTATCCTCTTTCCATCCAAGATCCTCAATCTATTTTATTTACTCACCGCAACGCTACGTTAATGATTAGCCAACAAGCTTATCACGATTGTTTACAAGTAGCCCATGTCGGTATTGCCATGGCCGGAACGGCCACCGAACAATTTGTCGGTTTAGGGAAACCTGTCATTACTTTCCCTGGAGAGGGGCCGCAGTTCACCCAAAAATTTGCCCAAAATCAAACCCGTCTCTTAGGTTGTTCTGTCACCTTAGTCAACACACCCCAACAAGTCGGAACGACCTTAAAGCAATTAATGAATGATCCTAAACAACTACAGAATATTGCTAAAAATGGTCAACAACGACTAGGACAACCAGGGGCTGCCCAAAGAATAGCTCATTGTTTGATCAATGAGTGTTTTACCAATTAA
- a CDS encoding segregation/condensation protein A, producing MARSSATEVIETLINLAQEGEIDPWDVQVIEVIDRFLSELGISEYSDNIYEQATLPKSGQAFLWASMLVRFKADSLERLERDDSAEEPPDDLEEMTEEAERQFRISDLEKYLRRRSAAPPPRQRRVTLQELITHIEEIAEEIETATPSRRRKATPRPHSQREAMKMVTQLAHQENLTELAQQLEVFFQEQWSNSGQTERKLDLDELLQRWHQVNPPQENHNQQDRVGIFWALLLLSSQSKVELSQQEFYQDLTIQVL from the coding sequence ATGGCCCGTTCCTCGGCTACGGAGGTGATTGAAACCTTGATCAATCTGGCGCAAGAGGGAGAAATTGATCCTTGGGATGTTCAAGTGATTGAGGTGATTGATCGTTTTTTAAGTGAATTAGGCATCAGCGAATATTCCGATAATATTTACGAACAAGCTACTTTACCCAAATCCGGCCAAGCCTTTTTATGGGCATCGATGTTAGTTCGTTTTAAGGCTGATTCTTTAGAACGACTCGAAAGGGATGACAGTGCCGAAGAACCTCCTGATGACCTAGAAGAAATGACGGAAGAGGCAGAGCGACAGTTCCGTATTTCCGACTTAGAAAAATATCTTCGTCGTCGTAGTGCAGCCCCACCCCCTCGTCAACGTCGGGTGACTCTCCAAGAGTTAATTACTCACATCGAAGAAATAGCCGAAGAAATAGAAACAGCAACTCCGTCCCGCCGTCGCAAAGCAACTCCTCGCCCTCATTCCCAACGAGAAGCCATGAAAATGGTAACTCAATTGGCACACCAGGAAAATTTAACGGAATTAGCTCAACAATTAGAGGTGTTTTTCCAAGAACAATGGTCAAACTCTGGCCAAACAGAACGAAAACTTGATCTAGATGAATTATTACAGCGATGGCATCAAGTTAACCCTCCCCAGGAGAACCACAATCAACAAGATCGAGTCGGGATATTTTGGGCATTATTGTTGCTCTCATCTCAATCAAAAGTCGAATTATCTCAACAGGAATTTTATCAAGACCTGACAATTCAAGTGCTTTAG
- a CDS encoding prohibitin family protein gives MTRQSTPSLQPLIGGIIAALLVVISFNSFVVINPGQAGVLSILGKAQDGALLEGIHFKPPLVSAVDVYDVTVQKFEVPAQSATKDLQDLSASFAINFRLDPVQVVTIRRTQGTLQNIVSKIVAPQTQESFKIAAAKRTVEQAITQRSELKEDFDNALNSRLEKYGIIVLDTSVIDLNFSPEFAKAVEDKQIAEQKAQRAVYIAQEAEQEAQADINRAKGKAEAQRLLAETLKAQGGELVLQKEAIEAWKEGGAQMPKVLVMGGESNSSVPFLFNFGDLATQ, from the coding sequence GTGACTCGCCAATCAACCCCCAGCTTGCAACCCTTAATAGGTGGGATTATTGCTGCATTATTAGTCGTTATTAGTTTCAATTCATTTGTGGTCATTAACCCTGGACAAGCAGGGGTTTTAAGTATTTTAGGAAAGGCTCAAGATGGCGCATTATTAGAAGGAATTCACTTTAAACCCCCATTAGTGTCTGCTGTAGATGTTTATGATGTTACCGTCCAAAAGTTTGAAGTTCCGGCACAAAGTGCAACCAAAGATTTGCAAGATTTAAGCGCAAGTTTTGCTATTAATTTCCGACTTGATCCTGTGCAAGTTGTGACCATTCGACGCACCCAAGGAACCTTACAAAATATTGTTTCTAAAATTGTTGCCCCTCAAACTCAAGAATCATTTAAAATTGCTGCTGCTAAACGCACTGTAGAACAAGCTATTACCCAAAGAAGTGAACTCAAAGAAGACTTTGACAATGCCCTCAATTCTCGCTTAGAAAAATACGGCATCATTGTCCTAGATACCAGTGTTATTGATCTTAACTTCTCTCCCGAATTTGCCAAAGCAGTAGAAGATAAACAGATCGCAGAACAAAAAGCACAACGGGCTGTTTATATTGCCCAAGAAGCTGAACAAGAGGCACAAGCTGATATTAACCGCGCCAAAGGTAAAGCAGAGGCACAACGGTTATTGGCAGAAACCTTAAAAGCCCAAGGGGGTGAATTGGTGCTACAAAAAGAAGCCATTGAAGCTTGGAAAGAAGGGGGCGCACAAATGCCCAAAGTGTTAGTCATGGGAGGAGAGAGTAACAGTAGTGTTCCTTTTCTCTTTAATTTCGGAGACTTGGCGACTCAATAA
- a CDS encoding secondary thiamine-phosphate synthase enzyme YjbQ, whose amino-acid sequence MNYYQQSLTIKTRGKDFHRITRDVENVVNQSGIETGLCTIFVRHTSASLIIQENADPDVLTDLSHFFSKLVPEDSKLYVHSTEGPDDMPAHIRSMLTKTSEQIPISQGRLVLGTWQGIYLWEHRQRSHQRQVVVHINGE is encoded by the coding sequence ATGAATTACTATCAACAATCATTGACCATTAAAACGAGAGGAAAAGACTTTCATCGCATTACCCGTGATGTTGAAAATGTCGTTAATCAATCGGGGATCGAAACGGGATTATGTACCATTTTCGTTAGACATACTTCGGCTTCTTTAATTATTCAAGAAAATGCTGATCCTGATGTTCTTACGGACTTAAGTCATTTCTTTTCTAAGTTAGTGCCTGAAGATTCTAAACTGTATGTTCATAGCACAGAGGGACCGGACGATATGCCGGCACATATTCGCTCAATGTTAACTAAAACCTCGGAACAAATTCCCATTTCTCAAGGTCGATTAGTGTTAGGAACGTGGCAAGGTATTTACTTATGGGAACATCGTCAGCGTAGTCATCAACGTCAAGTGGTTGTTCATATTAATGGGGAATGA
- a CDS encoding TIGR00266 family protein, producing MNPYRSLDYHIDNNPEAASLTINLKSLDKVFVKSASLTLKDDSIKIGKEITTHSLGLDLHFSLDANLTINEVTAPKLPGSIYLIPDVLGSIQHYALQQKVGIIMQIFSFLACSKNVQLRVMSSPVIKQISEKDSFFLHLGGMGDLWLNYCGNIQEISVDKNYIINLGYLVAFEDTLTYEIKPIEGLSVSGLHIGTVGENNLFCHFQGNGKIWIQSRHRYALLNFFAPFIH from the coding sequence ATGAATCCTTATCGATCCCTTGATTATCACATTGATAATAATCCAGAAGCTGCTTCTTTAACCATTAATTTAAAATCATTAGACAAGGTTTTTGTTAAATCAGCCAGCCTAACTCTTAAAGATGATTCGATTAAAATAGGCAAAGAAATTACAACTCATTCGTTAGGTTTAGACCTTCATTTTTCTTTGGATGCTAATTTAACTATTAATGAGGTAACAGCCCCTAAATTACCAGGTAGTATTTATTTGATTCCTGATGTTCTTGGCAGTATACAACATTACGCTTTACAACAAAAAGTTGGAATAATTATGCAAATTTTTTCTTTTTTAGCCTGCAGTAAAAATGTCCAATTAAGGGTTATGTCATCTCCTGTCATTAAACAAATTAGTGAAAAGGATTCTTTCTTTTTACATCTGGGAGGAATGGGAGACTTATGGTTAAATTACTGTGGAAATATTCAAGAGATTTCGGTTGACAAAAACTATATTATCAACCTAGGTTATTTAGTGGCTTTTGAAGATACCTTAACTTATGAGATTAAACCCATTGAAGGATTATCCGTATCGGGATTACATATCGGAACCGTAGGAGAAAATAATCTATTTTGTCATTTTCAAGGAAACGGTAAAATCTGGATACAATCTCGCCATCGTTATGCTTTACTCAATTTTTTTGCTCCTTTTATTCATTGA
- a CDS encoding DUF4359 domain-containing protein — translation MNILHLVKLIGGVSVIGLGTSMVLTNPGQNDYESYATDTLTSYLKHEVCSQASGGLASFLASHCKTLVDTGKPHIKRVIANKTVRQNYLLFSIYETELLLPSPVPNYEFETIGAFQQFYTYQADKF, via the coding sequence ATGAACATCTTACACTTAGTCAAATTGATTGGGGGAGTCAGTGTGATTGGACTGGGAACCAGCATGGTATTGACCAACCCTGGACAAAATGATTACGAAAGTTATGCAACGGACACCCTAACCAGTTATTTAAAACACGAAGTCTGTTCACAAGCTTCTGGAGGGTTAGCAAGTTTTCTAGCCAGCCATTGTAAAACCCTCGTTGATACAGGAAAACCTCATATTAAGCGAGTTATCGCTAACAAAACTGTTCGTCAAAATTATTTATTATTTAGTATCTATGAAACAGAATTGCTTTTGCCTTCTCCGGTTCCTAACTATGAATTTGAGACTATAGGGGCATTTCAGCAATTTTATACCTATCAAGCAGATAAATTTTAG
- a CDS encoding TIGR00266 family protein, protein MKVKILNERESSIARILLKQDELLITQAGTLLAMRGNLTINTSFRRSRSVAKGNAQIDRTMATESLFLTEFRAMGDKNEVWLAPSMMGNIIIHNITNYKLIVVASAYLACTGTMGLFFGVPEIKLPYNNQSLTLLSITGNGQVLLNGLGAIYTIDVAGDYWVNIDNLVAFENSLKYEIVQGQSKGLSNWWRKPQLFMKVTGEGKLYCQTHQAQHWGHLIAKKLNTKSTIL, encoded by the coding sequence ATGAAAGTTAAAATTTTAAACGAGCGAGAAAGTTCCATCGCTCGTATTTTGCTAAAACAGGATGAACTCTTAATTACTCAAGCAGGAACCCTATTGGCAATGCGGGGCAATCTAACAATAAATACCTCTTTCCGTCGCAGTCGCAGTGTAGCTAAAGGAAACGCCCAAATTGACAGGACAATGGCTACAGAATCTCTCTTTTTGACAGAATTTCGGGCTATGGGTGATAAAAATGAGGTGTGGTTAGCTCCGTCGATGATGGGTAACATTATCATTCATAACATTACTAACTATAAATTAATCGTTGTTGCCTCTGCTTATTTAGCTTGCACTGGAACAATGGGTTTGTTTTTTGGAGTTCCAGAAATCAAATTGCCCTATAATAATCAGAGTTTAACCTTATTAAGTATTACAGGAAATGGTCAAGTGTTGCTCAATGGATTGGGAGCCATTTATACGATTGATGTTGCAGGAGACTATTGGGTCAATATTGATAATTTAGTTGCTTTTGAAAATAGTTTGAAATACGAAATTGTTCAAGGGCAATCTAAAGGGTTAAGTAACTGGTGGCGAAAACCACAATTATTCATGAAAGTTACGGGAGAAGGCAAATTATACTGTCAAACCCATCAAGCTCAACATTGGGGACATTTAATTGCAAAAAAATTAAACACTAAGTCAACAATATTATGA
- a CDS encoding cytidylyltransferase domain-containing protein, which translates to MTIIAIIPARGGSKGVPRKNVRPLAGKPLIAHSIEDAQESSLIDQVYVSTDDQEIATVSAQYGAKIIDRPVELANDTASSESALIHAIAALEKQNIKPDLVVFLQCTSPIRTGADIDQAIAKLNAQQADSLLSVSPSHRFLWEELNGLAKSINYDYRHRPRRQDMNPQYVENGSIYVFKPWVLKKTQNRLGGKISLYVMSEMAALEIDTIDDFRMIECLTGNREQETGNR; encoded by the coding sequence ATGACCATTATCGCCATTATTCCGGCCCGTGGGGGGTCAAAAGGGGTTCCCCGTAAAAATGTTCGTCCCTTAGCAGGAAAACCCTTAATCGCTCATTCTATCGAAGATGCTCAAGAATCTAGTTTGATCGATCAGGTTTATGTTTCAACGGATGATCAAGAAATTGCTACCGTTTCGGCTCAATACGGCGCAAAAATTATTGATCGCCCAGTTGAGTTGGCTAATGATACAGCATCCTCTGAGTCAGCTTTAATTCATGCCATAGCAGCATTAGAAAAGCAAAATATTAAGCCAGACTTAGTGGTATTTTTACAATGTACCTCCCCCATTAGAACCGGTGCCGATATTGATCAAGCGATCGCAAAATTAAACGCTCAACAAGCGGACTCTCTCTTATCGGTTTCCCCATCTCATCGCTTTCTCTGGGAAGAACTTAACGGGTTAGCTAAGTCCATTAACTACGATTATCGTCATCGTCCCCGTCGTCAGGATATGAACCCCCAATATGTAGAAAATGGGTCAATTTATGTCTTTAAACCGTGGGTACTCAAAAAAACCCAAAACCGACTAGGAGGCAAAATATCTCTCTATGTTATGAGTGAAATGGCCGCCTTAGAAATTGATACAATAGACGATTTTCGGATGATAGAATGTTTAACAGGGAATAGGGAACAGGAAACAGGGAACAGGTAA
- a CDS encoding glycoside hydrolase family 10 protein, producing MKQNLFDKSANSLVKFSRRWGRQSWVIFLVLFGIYLTFIPFTFPFSAQSRNQPAEIRGVWLTNIDSEVLFNSQTLTEGINTLSELNFNTLYPTVWNWGYTLYPSQVAKSVVGKELDPTEGLQGRDILKEIVKQGHDKGMSVIPWFEFGFMAPADSELAKRHQDWLTKRQDDSTVWVEGNVHDRVWLSPFNPEVQEFLTNLLVEIVTNYDIDGIQVDDHFGIPFDFGYDDVTVELYQQEHNGKMPPNTPSYLKMGSNNCLAQDTAWTEWTEWRNNKITEYMGEVFAAVKAVKPDIIVSVSPNPQTFSKNCFLLDWQSWERKGLIEELVLQVYRQNMVDFEREINQPEVRQAKAHIPFAVGVLSGLKGRPVPMQRINDQVKATRNQKFAGVSFFFYESLWNFGPKSSNERQFMFKQMFPTTVSRPLSKG from the coding sequence ATGAAACAAAACTTATTTGATAAAAGTGCTAATTCACTGGTTAAATTTAGTCGTCGTTGGGGTCGTCAAAGTTGGGTCATTTTCCTAGTTCTATTTGGTATCTATTTAACATTCATTCCTTTTACGTTTCCTTTTTCTGCTCAATCTCGTAATCAACCAGCAGAAATCAGAGGGGTTTGGTTAACGAATATTGATAGTGAGGTTTTATTCAATTCTCAAACCCTTACAGAAGGCATTAATACCCTTTCTGAACTAAACTTTAATACCTTATACCCGACAGTGTGGAATTGGGGTTATACGTTATATCCTTCTCAAGTTGCTAAATCTGTAGTCGGTAAAGAGTTAGACCCCACAGAAGGTTTACAAGGTCGAGATATTCTCAAAGAAATTGTTAAACAAGGACATGATAAAGGTATGTCTGTTATTCCTTGGTTTGAATTTGGTTTTATGGCACCGGCTGACTCTGAATTGGCAAAACGTCATCAAGATTGGTTAACGAAACGGCAAGATGATAGTACGGTTTGGGTTGAAGGGAATGTTCATGACAGGGTTTGGTTAAGTCCTTTTAACCCTGAAGTACAAGAATTCCTGACAAATTTATTGGTGGAAATTGTTACAAATTACGACATTGATGGCATTCAAGTTGATGATCATTTCGGCATTCCCTTCGACTTTGGTTATGATGATGTTACCGTAGAACTCTATCAACAAGAACATAACGGAAAAATGCCACCCAACACTCCTAGTTATTTGAAAATGGGAAGTAATAATTGTTTAGCTCAGGATACAGCTTGGACGGAATGGACAGAATGGAGAAATAATAAAATTACTGAATATATGGGAGAGGTTTTTGCCGCAGTAAAAGCGGTTAAACCTGATATTATCGTTTCCGTTTCTCCTAACCCTCAAACCTTCTCCAAAAATTGTTTTCTTTTGGATTGGCAAAGTTGGGAAAGAAAAGGACTGATAGAAGAATTAGTCTTACAAGTTTATCGTCAAAATATGGTGGATTTTGAACGGGAAATTAATCAACCCGAAGTTCGACAAGCTAAAGCACATATTCCCTTTGCTGTGGGAGTTTTATCTGGTTTAAAAGGTCGTCCGGTTCCCATGCAACGCATCAATGACCAAGTCAAAGCAACCCGTAATCAAAAGTTTGCGGGTGTCTCTTTCTTTTTCTATGAAAGCCTCTGGAACTTTGGTCCAAAATCATCCAATGAACGTCAATTTATGTTTAAACAAATGTTTCCCACTACGGTTAGTCGTCCCTTAAGTAAAGGATAG
- a CDS encoding DNA double-strand break repair nuclease NurA — MLDIAKLAGKIPGISHHFQQEMTASSQRLELAKTILQQAQNQQEALIERYQTWRDRLIFSAAMPVEPLDTRITIVPPPHRHSVFATDGSQIAPSHHEIAYCYLINVGRVMLHYGQNLHPLLDSLPEVYYRPEDLYVSRQWGIRTEEWLGYRRSVLEAQCLADMACGWVNPPGAHHEPNLAMVDGSLVYWFLDGLAHDARDLILVPIQEAWEQLKAARIPLMGYLSASRSVEGVNFLRLHNCTFDTPNCIMNCVDVEEQQIPCKVIEPLRDTTLWGENLQPGQRGPLWQSSARILELYDEAQRIYFCYVNVGTEIARIEVPGWVAEDQDLFNQGLGIMLAQVNKGFGYPVALAESHNQAVIRGGDRIRFFALLEQQMIRAGLQNVGTSYKEARKRGSIA; from the coding sequence ATGTTAGATATTGCCAAACTTGCAGGAAAAATTCCTGGAATCAGCCACCATTTTCAACAAGAAATGACCGCTAGTTCCCAACGACTTGAACTAGCAAAAACCATCTTACAACAAGCGCAAAACCAACAAGAAGCATTAATAGAACGCTATCAAACCTGGCGCGATCGCCTCATTTTTTCGGCTGCCATGCCTGTTGAACCCTTAGATACTCGTATTACAATTGTTCCTCCCCCACATCGTCATAGTGTCTTTGCCACCGACGGCTCACAAATTGCTCCCTCTCACCATGAAATTGCTTATTGTTATTTAATCAATGTTGGTCGGGTCATGCTTCATTATGGACAAAATTTACATCCTTTACTCGATAGTCTCCCAGAGGTTTATTATCGTCCCGAAGACCTTTATGTTTCGAGACAATGGGGTATCCGAACCGAAGAATGGTTAGGGTATCGTCGAAGTGTCTTAGAAGCCCAATGTTTAGCAGATATGGCTTGCGGTTGGGTTAACCCCCCAGGAGCGCATCACGAACCCAATTTAGCTATGGTGGATGGTTCCCTAGTCTATTGGTTTTTAGATGGATTAGCCCATGATGCCCGTGATTTAATTTTAGTCCCCATTCAAGAGGCGTGGGAACAATTAAAGGCGGCTCGTATCCCCTTGATGGGCTATCTCAGTGCGTCTAGAAGTGTTGAAGGGGTCAACTTTTTACGCCTCCATAACTGCACCTTTGACACGCCGAACTGCATTATGAACTGTGTGGATGTAGAGGAGCAACAAATCCCCTGTAAAGTCATCGAACCCTTGCGAGATACCACTTTATGGGGAGAAAACCTCCAACCGGGACAACGGGGTCCCCTATGGCAAAGTTCGGCCCGTATTCTTGAATTATATGATGAAGCGCAACGCATCTATTTCTGTTACGTTAATGTGGGAACAGAAATTGCCAGAATCGAGGTTCCTGGTTGGGTGGCTGAAGATCAAGACTTATTTAACCAAGGGTTGGGCATTATGTTAGCACAGGTCAATAAAGGTTTTGGCTATCCTGTCGCTTTAGCTGAGTCCCATAACCAAGCGGTGATCCGAGGAGGCGATCGCATTCGTTTTTTTGCGCTACTCGAACAACAAATGATTCGTGCCGGCTTACAAAATGTGGGAACCTCTTACAAAGAAGCTAGAAAACGGGGCAGTATTGCTTAG
- a CDS encoding energy-coupling factor ABC transporter ATP-binding protein, whose product MTNFAINVDNVSFSWHENAQVLKSCSLAVPEGEFWMLLGANGSGKSTLLRLLTNLLTPQTGTITMTPPVGFVFQNPDRQLVMPTVGADIAFGLVEEKLPPLEVRYRVREALTAVNLLELERRPIYALSGGQKQRIAIAGAIARHCSVLLLDEPTALLDADTQIELVEQVQNLVKSRGITALWVTHRLEELNYCDGAFLLEGGKVVQQGDPQLIKKKISH is encoded by the coding sequence ATGACCAATTTTGCCATTAATGTTGATAATGTTAGCTTCAGTTGGCACGAAAATGCACAAGTGCTAAAGTCTTGCTCGTTGGCTGTGCCAGAAGGAGAATTTTGGATGCTGTTGGGGGCCAATGGCAGTGGTAAGTCGACCCTATTGAGACTGTTGACGAATCTGTTAACCCCCCAAACTGGAACCATTACCATGACTCCCCCAGTGGGCTTTGTCTTCCAAAACCCCGATCGCCAGTTAGTGATGCCGACAGTCGGGGCTGATATTGCTTTCGGGTTAGTGGAGGAGAAATTGCCCCCCTTAGAGGTGCGTTATCGTGTTAGGGAGGCGTTAACCGCTGTCAATCTATTAGAATTAGAACGAAGACCCATTTACGCCCTTAGTGGGGGTCAAAAACAGCGTATAGCGATCGCCGGGGCGATCGCTCGTCATTGTTCCGTTTTGTTATTGGATGAACCGACGGCATTACTCGATGCCGATACACAAATCGAGTTAGTGGAACAAGTACAAAATTTAGTTAAGAGTCGAGGCATTACTGCTTTATGGGTGACACATCGTTTAGAGGAGTTAAATTACTGTGACGGGGCGTTTTTATTGGAAGGGGGAAAGGTTGTGCAACAGGGTGATCCCCAACTAATTAAAAAGAAAATTTCTCATTAG
- a CDS encoding type II toxin-antitoxin system Phd/YefM family antitoxin, whose protein sequence is MDQVNYRQIKENLPDIMEKVCNNHQPIIITRDHDQPVVLMSLADFSSY, encoded by the coding sequence ATGGATCAAGTAAACTATAGACAAATTAAAGAGAACTTACCAGACATAATGGAAAAAGTCTGTAATAACCATCAACCCATTATAATTACCAGAGATCATGATCAGCCGGTTGTTTTAATGTCTTTAGCTGATTTTTCTTCCTATTAA
- a CDS encoding sugar phosphate nucleotidyltransferase, producing the protein MKAMILAAGKGTRVRPITHTIPKPLIPILQKPVMEFLLELLRKHGFDQIMVNVSHLAEEIESYFRDGQRFGVQIAYSFEGKIVDGDLVGEALGSAGGLRRIQDFNPFFDDTFIVLCGDALIDLDLTAAVKCHKEKGAIATIITKSVPKEVVSSYGVVVTDEEGRIKAFQEKPSVDEALSTKINTGIYIFEPEIINYIPPNQKYDIGGELFPRLVEKGAPFYAVNMDFEWVDIGKVPDYWHAIRGVLQREIKNVQIPGIEVKPGIYTGLNVAVNWDKVNIQGPVYIGGMTHIEDGATIIGPSMIGPNCWICSGATVDNSVIFEYSRLGPGVRLVDKLVFGRYCVDKTGAAIDVQAAALDWLITDSRQSFPHEDQVQQKAIAELLNQDR; encoded by the coding sequence ATGAAAGCCATGATTCTGGCCGCTGGGAAAGGAACTCGCGTTCGTCCCATTACCCATACCATACCGAAACCTTTGATCCCAATTTTGCAAAAACCTGTGATGGAGTTTTTGCTAGAACTTCTACGAAAGCATGGCTTTGATCAAATCATGGTGAATGTTAGCCATCTAGCTGAGGAAATTGAGAGTTATTTCCGTGATGGGCAACGATTCGGAGTACAAATTGCCTACTCCTTTGAAGGAAAAATTGTGGATGGGGATTTAGTGGGAGAAGCGTTAGGATCGGCCGGAGGTTTACGACGGATTCAAGATTTTAATCCCTTTTTTGACGATACATTTATCGTTTTATGTGGAGATGCTTTAATTGATTTAGATTTGACCGCAGCAGTTAAATGCCATAAAGAAAAAGGGGCGATCGCCACTATTATTACTAAATCTGTTCCCAAAGAAGTGGTTTCGAGTTACGGGGTGGTGGTAACGGACGAAGAAGGAAGAATTAAAGCCTTCCAAGAAAAACCCTCTGTAGACGAAGCCCTCAGCACTAAGATTAATACAGGGATTTATATCTTTGAACCAGAAATTATTAACTATATTCCCCCCAATCAGAAATATGATATCGGTGGTGAATTATTTCCGAGGTTAGTAGAAAAAGGTGCGCCATTTTATGCGGTGAACATGGACTTTGAATGGGTAGATATTGGCAAAGTCCCTGATTATTGGCACGCTATTCGTGGGGTACTACAACGAGAAATCAAAAATGTGCAAATTCCTGGTATTGAAGTGAAACCAGGGATTTATACAGGGTTAAATGTGGCAGTGAATTGGGATAAGGTTAATATTCAAGGACCGGTTTATATTGGTGGGATGACTCATATTGAAGATGGGGCAACCATTATCGGACCGAGTATGATTGGCCCGAATTGTTGGATTTGTAGTGGTGCAACGGTTGATAATAGCGTAATTTTTGAATATTCCCGTCTTGGTCCTGGGGTGCGTTTAGTGGATAAGTTAGTGTTTGGACGCTATTGTGTCGATAAAACCGGTGCAGCCATAGATGTACAAGCTGCGGCCTTGGATTGGTTAATTACGGATTCTCGTCAAAGCTTTCCCCATGAAGATCAAGTGCAGCAAAAAGCGATCGCAGAATTACTTAATCAAGATCGTTAA